The following are encoded in a window of Kitasatospora sp. NBC_01250 genomic DNA:
- a CDS encoding Ig domain-containing protein, whose translation MAALTLAATTQAVVPALAATPPQLDLKVLLVGGGSDDPTTTAWQKALDTEGVPYTLVTAAGAIGSETVTLPALSSGTHGYYNGVVIADSPTFFAAGQLGGLDSYESSFGVRQLDGYMYPSASLGLTAAGSGTVTGTAQLTAPALAQLPELKGPVPFESGSYGYPATPVAGAPVTPWLENPAGQTLAAVYQHPSADAQAGVSELSLTFDYNSTMLPWLLLSPGLIDWVTQNTHLGLYRNYFGQDIDDMFISDNEWSRQYQCTPGATDPNDVLCPQGVGGNAADGPPDVQMSAADVDYVANWEQQTGIKLEFAFNAIGACTAPSSTTTSGANCSGSTTVNGNTFTDPGQTVDSGYPNDAAFVNELLKQQASFNWITHTWSHMYLGCQVGGPQPANAPTAGTGGSLAAGGYSYEVTAATAYGESEPSTPQQVTVGANGSVSLSWPDAPNGGGPSLAKLESEYFGGTGFWGYDIYRAPAGSTSFGLVGQVKEDPTGATGSYSFTDTGATAPGGGPGSTSTFPTATDPGIGCSSAAAWLPATSANPDSSIEQEIGLDDAFAANNGLTNFSPSGLVTGEHSGLESPTMPQSMADMGIKVFGSDASRQPQSYTISGTSASGASNTASSAPRYPSNIYYNASNWPDELSEYNTAYVATGSSMGDSLYPAETGKCEDTPSTTCTTTPAGESSVLASESRILLGHVLADDPRMNYAHQTNLIGPATQTVNGVTSDYGYTILSLINDMLAQYNSWYTAPLTQMTDASTAQTLGQSAAWAAAEQAGTVTASVQNGNVVIADSGSGSVDVPVTVPAGTTVNGAAFGQSYGGTLSAWTPIAAGGSTTLTINVAPLITSAATAAATVGAAFSTTVTATGSPLPALKESGALPGGVTFTDNGDGTATLAGTPAAGSGGSYPLVVTATNGAGSVTQNLSLTVAQGPAVTSAGTAAFTTGTAGTFAVTTSGYPAPALSASGTLPSGLSFKDNGDGTGSIVGTAASGTAGSYPVTVTATNASGSSSAQVTVTVTQATGPSVTSASSTTLTTGAPVSFAVTATGYPAPALKVAGALPNGLSFKDNGNGTGSLTGTPAATSGGVYPLTLTATNPVGAATQALAVTVDQPPAITSKASATAFLLIPFSCTITTTGFPNAVLSESGTLPAGLRFTPGANGTATISGSELALGAFHLTITAKSAAGTVSQPFTLYATL comes from the coding sequence GTGGCCGCGCTCACCCTGGCAGCGACCACGCAGGCCGTGGTGCCGGCCCTCGCGGCCACGCCGCCGCAGCTTGATCTGAAGGTGCTGCTGGTCGGTGGGGGATCGGACGACCCCACCACGACCGCCTGGCAGAAGGCGCTCGACACCGAGGGTGTGCCGTACACGCTGGTGACGGCCGCCGGGGCGATCGGCAGCGAGACCGTGACGCTGCCCGCGCTCTCCAGCGGGACCCACGGCTACTACAACGGCGTGGTGATCGCCGACTCGCCCACCTTCTTCGCCGCCGGCCAGCTGGGCGGCCTGGACAGCTACGAGTCCAGCTTCGGCGTGCGCCAGCTGGACGGCTACATGTACCCCTCGGCCTCGCTCGGCCTGACCGCCGCCGGTTCCGGTACGGTGACCGGGACCGCACAGCTGACGGCCCCGGCGCTCGCCCAACTCCCCGAGCTGAAGGGCCCGGTGCCCTTCGAGTCCGGCTCCTACGGCTACCCGGCCACGCCGGTGGCCGGCGCCCCGGTGACCCCGTGGCTGGAGAACCCGGCGGGCCAGACGCTGGCCGCCGTCTACCAGCACCCCAGCGCCGACGCGCAGGCGGGCGTGTCCGAGCTGTCGCTGACCTTCGACTACAACTCGACCATGCTGCCCTGGCTGCTGCTCTCGCCCGGGCTGATCGACTGGGTCACCCAGAACACCCACCTCGGCCTGTACCGGAACTACTTCGGTCAGGACATCGACGACATGTTCATCTCGGACAACGAGTGGAGCCGGCAGTACCAGTGCACGCCGGGTGCCACCGACCCGAACGACGTGCTCTGCCCGCAGGGGGTCGGCGGCAACGCGGCCGACGGTCCGCCGGACGTACAGATGAGCGCGGCGGACGTCGACTACGTGGCCAACTGGGAGCAGCAGACCGGCATCAAGCTGGAGTTCGCGTTCAACGCGATCGGCGCCTGCACCGCGCCCAGCAGCACCACGACGTCCGGCGCCAACTGCTCGGGCAGCACCACGGTGAACGGCAACACCTTCACCGACCCGGGGCAGACGGTGGACAGCGGCTACCCCAACGACGCGGCCTTCGTCAACGAACTCCTCAAGCAGCAGGCCTCGTTCAACTGGATCACGCACACCTGGTCGCACATGTACCTGGGCTGCCAGGTCGGCGGGCCGCAGCCGGCGAACGCGCCGACCGCGGGCACCGGCGGATCGCTGGCGGCGGGCGGCTACAGCTACGAGGTCACCGCGGCCACCGCCTACGGTGAGTCGGAGCCCTCCACCCCGCAGCAGGTCACCGTCGGCGCGAACGGCTCGGTCTCGCTGAGCTGGCCGGACGCCCCGAACGGCGGCGGCCCCTCGCTGGCCAAGCTGGAGTCCGAGTACTTCGGCGGCACCGGCTTCTGGGGCTACGACATCTACCGCGCCCCGGCCGGCTCGACCAGCTTCGGCCTGGTCGGCCAGGTCAAGGAGGACCCGACCGGCGCCACCGGCAGCTACTCCTTCACCGACACCGGGGCCACCGCTCCGGGCGGCGGCCCGGGCAGCACCAGCACCTTCCCCACCGCCACCGACCCCGGCATCGGCTGCTCCTCGGCCGCTGCCTGGCTGCCGGCCACCAGCGCCAACCCGGACTCCAGCATCGAGCAGGAGATCGGCCTGGACGACGCCTTCGCCGCCAACAACGGACTGACCAACTTCAGCCCCAGCGGCCTGGTCACCGGTGAGCACTCCGGCCTGGAGAGCCCCACCATGCCGCAGTCCATGGCGGACATGGGGATCAAGGTCTTCGGCAGCGACGCCTCGCGCCAGCCGCAGAGCTACACCATCTCGGGGACCTCGGCCTCCGGGGCGAGCAACACCGCGTCCTCCGCGCCGCGTTACCCGAGCAACATCTACTACAACGCGTCCAACTGGCCGGACGAGCTGAGCGAGTACAACACCGCCTACGTGGCGACCGGCTCCTCGATGGGCGACTCGCTGTACCCGGCCGAGACCGGCAAGTGCGAGGACACCCCGTCGACCACCTGCACCACCACCCCGGCCGGCGAGAGCTCGGTGCTCGCCAGTGAGTCCCGGATCCTGCTCGGCCACGTGCTGGCCGACGACCCGCGGATGAACTACGCGCACCAGACCAACCTGATCGGCCCGGCCACCCAGACCGTCAACGGGGTCACCTCCGACTACGGCTACACGATCCTGAGCCTGATCAACGACATGCTGGCGCAGTACAACAGCTGGTACACCGCGCCGCTGACCCAGATGACCGACGCGAGCACCGCGCAGACACTGGGCCAGTCGGCCGCCTGGGCCGCGGCCGAGCAGGCCGGCACCGTCACCGCCTCGGTGCAGAACGGCAACGTGGTGATCGCCGACTCCGGCAGCGGCTCGGTCGACGTCCCGGTGACCGTCCCGGCCGGGACCACCGTCAACGGCGCGGCCTTCGGCCAGTCCTACGGCGGCACGCTCTCCGCCTGGACCCCGATCGCGGCCGGCGGCTCCACCACGCTGACCATCAACGTCGCCCCGCTGATCACCAGCGCGGCCACCGCCGCCGCCACCGTCGGCGCCGCGTTCAGCACCACCGTCACCGCCACCGGCTCCCCGCTGCCCGCGCTCAAGGAGAGCGGCGCCCTGCCCGGCGGTGTCACCTTCACCGACAACGGCGACGGCACCGCGACCCTGGCCGGCACCCCGGCGGCCGGCAGCGGCGGCAGCTACCCGCTGGTCGTCACCGCGACCAACGGCGCGGGCTCGGTCACCCAGAACCTGTCGCTGACCGTTGCCCAGGGCCCGGCCGTCACCAGCGCGGGCACCGCGGCCTTCACCACCGGTACCGCGGGCACCTTCGCGGTGACCACCTCCGGCTACCCGGCCCCCGCGCTCAGTGCGAGCGGCACCCTGCCGAGCGGGCTGAGCTTCAAGGACAACGGCGACGGCACCGGCTCGATCGTAGGCACCGCCGCCTCGGGCACCGCCGGCAGCTACCCGGTGACCGTCACCGCGACCAACGCCTCGGGCAGCAGCTCCGCCCAGGTCACCGTCACCGTCACGCAGGCCACCGGTCCCTCGGTGACCAGCGCGAGCTCGACCACCCTCACCACCGGCGCGCCGGTCAGTTTCGCGGTGACCGCCACCGGCTACCCGGCCCCGGCCCTGAAGGTGGCCGGGGCACTGCCGAACGGCCTGTCCTTCAAGGACAACGGGAACGGCACCGGGAGCCTGACGGGCACCCCGGCGGCGACCAGCGGCGGCGTCTACCCGCTGACGCTCACGGCCACCAACCCGGTGGGCGCGGCGACCCAGGCGCTGGCGGTGACGGTCGACCAGCCGCCGGCGATCACCAGCAAGGCGAGCGCGACCGCCTTCCTGCTGATCCCGTTCAGCTGCACCATCACCACGACCGGTTTCCCGAACGCGGTGCTGAGCGAGAGCGGCACCCTGCCGGCCGGGCTGCGGTTCACCCCCGGGGCCAACGGCACGGCGACCATCTCGGGTTCCGAGCTGGCGCTCGGAGCCTTCCACCTCACCATCACGGCCAAGAGCGCGGCGGGCACCGTGAGCCAGCCCTTCACGCTCTACGCGACGCTGTGA
- a CDS encoding MarR family winged helix-turn-helix transcriptional regulator has protein sequence MPDTERAGGPAALDRLARQAARLAQLVNAATQAAAVEAGLTHADADVLLALYRAHEHRLRPTTLAAGCGLSSGGTSNIINRLAQAGYVNREANAEDGRSSWVQLTEEGRGLAGLVTDTAAAEHARLLERLPEGIAEALAALLDTAVGQLEAAGGQPAGRALSGSRAR, from the coding sequence ATGCCCGACACCGAACGAGCCGGCGGCCCCGCGGCCCTGGACCGGCTGGCCCGCCAGGCCGCCCGGCTGGCGCAGCTGGTGAACGCCGCCACCCAGGCGGCCGCCGTCGAGGCCGGCCTCACCCACGCCGACGCGGACGTGCTGCTGGCGCTCTACCGGGCACACGAACACCGGCTGCGGCCCACCACGCTGGCGGCCGGCTGCGGACTCTCCTCGGGCGGGACGAGCAACATCATCAACCGCCTCGCGCAGGCGGGATACGTCAACCGCGAGGCCAACGCCGAGGACGGGCGCAGCTCCTGGGTGCAGCTGACCGAGGAGGGGCGCGGGCTGGCCGGGCTGGTCACCGACACGGCGGCGGCCGAGCACGCCCGGCTGCTGGAGCGGCTGCCCGAGGGCATCGCGGAGGCGCTGGCGGCGCTGCTGGACACGGCGGTCGGGCAGTTGGAGGCGGCGGGCGGGCAGCCCGCAGGGCGGGCGCTCAGCGGTAGCCGGGCACGCTGA
- a CDS encoding PadR family transcriptional regulator: MSTAVKSSPMGLTVLSLLHFKPLHPYGMQRLLKQWGKDQVVNVGQRTGLYRTIDRLLTAGLIAVRETGRDQQYPERTVYELTEAGRQTTRTWLLDMLRSPKQEFPEFPVALSNLMLLTPDEIVEALAARLASVRGTRAALERALAETAESGVPRVALLETEYSLTVARAEVGWLESVIADLRSGALAWSAEELLAVAAASEAQTP; the protein is encoded by the coding sequence ATGAGTACCGCCGTGAAGAGCTCGCCCATGGGCCTGACCGTCCTGTCGTTGCTGCACTTCAAGCCGCTGCACCCGTACGGCATGCAGCGGCTGCTCAAGCAGTGGGGCAAGGACCAGGTGGTGAACGTCGGCCAGCGGACCGGCCTGTACCGCACCATCGACCGGCTGCTCACGGCGGGCCTGATTGCGGTCCGCGAGACCGGGCGCGACCAGCAGTACCCGGAGCGGACCGTCTACGAGCTCACCGAGGCGGGCCGGCAGACCACCCGCACCTGGCTGCTGGACATGCTCCGCTCGCCCAAGCAGGAGTTCCCCGAGTTTCCGGTGGCTCTCTCCAATCTGATGCTGCTCACCCCGGACGAGATCGTCGAGGCTTTGGCCGCCCGCCTCGCCTCGGTGCGCGGCACCCGGGCCGCGCTGGAGCGCGCGCTGGCCGAGACCGCGGAGTCCGGTGTCCCCCGGGTCGCTCTGCTGGAGACCGAGTACAGCCTCACGGTCGCGAGGGCCGAGGTCGGCTGGCTGGAGTCGGTCATCGCGGACCTCCGCTCGGGCGCCCTCGCCTGGAGCGCCGAGGAACTGCTCGCCGTCGCCGCCGCCAGTGAGGCCCAAACCCCCTAG
- a CDS encoding amidase: MDWNLHSAEDLITALRAGDVTSVELTDQAIARIERDDKAINAICVPDFDRARAAAHAADQARARGEERPLLGIPVTVKESYNVAGLTTTWGMPEHRDHVPAEDAVQVSRLRSAGAVVLGKTNVPLGLQDIQSFNAIYGTTNNPWDHTRTSGGSSGGSAAALAAGFGALSIGSDLAGSLRTPAHFCGVYAHKPSLGLAASRGMVPPDAPVLPVDLDLAVVGPMARTARDLTLLLDVMAGPDPLTHGVAYDVTLPPARQERLGDFRVLVLEEHPFIPTGAAVRAGVNRVADALTGAGARVERDSPLLPDLAEAATLYTQLLFSGSVARFPVEAYEQLRSRAAALSTDDRSLDATRLRGMLFSHRDWMEANGRRELHRHGWRQLFAEFDVVVCPITPTPAFPHDHNPDPLGRRLDIDGVGYPYFDQLVWAGAATMPGLPATAVPAGRSPEGLPVGVQLIGPMFEDRTPLRLAELLEQEIGGFRAPE, translated from the coding sequence ATGGACTGGAACCTTCATTCGGCCGAAGACCTCATCACCGCCCTCCGCGCCGGCGACGTGACCTCGGTGGAACTCACCGACCAGGCGATCGCCCGCATCGAGCGCGACGACAAGGCGATCAACGCCATCTGCGTCCCCGACTTCGACCGTGCACGCGCTGCCGCCCACGCGGCCGACCAGGCACGTGCCCGTGGCGAGGAGCGCCCGCTGCTCGGGATTCCGGTGACGGTCAAGGAGTCCTACAACGTGGCTGGGCTGACCACGACTTGGGGCATGCCGGAGCATCGGGACCACGTGCCGGCCGAGGATGCGGTGCAGGTGTCGCGGCTCAGGTCCGCGGGCGCGGTGGTGCTGGGCAAGACCAATGTGCCGTTGGGGCTGCAGGATATTCAGAGCTTCAACGCGATCTACGGCACCACCAACAACCCGTGGGATCACACGCGTACGTCGGGCGGCTCCTCCGGCGGGTCGGCGGCGGCGCTGGCGGCCGGGTTCGGCGCGCTGTCCATCGGCTCCGACCTCGCCGGTTCGCTGCGCACGCCCGCACACTTCTGCGGTGTCTATGCGCACAAGCCGAGCCTCGGGCTGGCGGCGAGCCGCGGCATGGTCCCGCCGGACGCACCGGTGTTGCCCGTCGACCTCGACCTCGCCGTCGTCGGACCGATGGCGCGCACGGCCCGCGACCTCACCCTCCTGCTCGACGTCATGGCCGGACCGGATCCGCTGACGCACGGTGTGGCCTACGACGTGACGCTGCCGCCCGCGCGCCAAGAGCGGCTCGGCGACTTCCGGGTGCTGGTGCTGGAGGAGCATCCGTTCATCCCCACCGGGGCCGCGGTGCGGGCCGGGGTGAACCGGGTGGCCGACGCGCTCACCGGCGCCGGTGCCCGCGTCGAGCGGGACAGCCCGCTGCTGCCCGATCTGGCCGAAGCCGCCACGCTCTACACGCAGTTGCTGTTCTCGGGCTCCGTGGCCCGCTTCCCCGTCGAGGCGTACGAGCAACTGCGCTCCCGGGCCGCCGCGTTGAGCACGGACGACCGGAGTCTCGATGCGACCCGGCTGCGCGGCATGCTGTTCAGCCACCGCGACTGGATGGAGGCGAACGGCCGCCGTGAGCTCCACCGCCACGGCTGGCGGCAGCTCTTCGCCGAGTTCGACGTGGTGGTGTGTCCGATCACGCCGACTCCCGCGTTCCCGCACGACCACAACCCCGATCCGCTGGGACGCCGGCTCGACATCGACGGCGTCGGGTACCCGTACTTCGACCAGCTCGTCTGGGCCGGTGCGGCCACCATGCCCGGCCTGCCCGCCACCGCGGTGCCCGCGGGCCGGTCTCCCGAGGGGTTGCCGGTGGGCGTGCAGCTCATCGGCCCGATGTTCGAGGACCGCACCCCGCTGCGGCTGGCCGAACTGCTGGAGCAGGAGATCGGCGGCTTCCGGGCACCGGAGTAG
- a CDS encoding MarR family winged helix-turn-helix transcriptional regulator has product MENDVGREIADALGLLLRRTTRERLYRGLTEGLGEGVDELTYPVLSGLARTGPCSAAELAPEVGLDRSGVTRRASRLEDAGLVRREPDPADRRAALLILTEQGEAVVAESRRRLASRIEAALGSWPAAEARTFAHQLHRFVTDGPFAAD; this is encoded by the coding sequence ATGGAGAACGACGTGGGCCGGGAGATCGCCGATGCGCTGGGGCTGCTGCTGCGGCGCACCACCCGTGAACGCCTCTACCGCGGCCTGACCGAGGGCCTGGGCGAGGGCGTGGACGAGCTGACCTACCCGGTGCTCAGCGGTCTGGCCCGGACCGGCCCGTGCAGCGCCGCCGAGCTGGCGCCCGAGGTGGGGCTGGACCGGTCCGGCGTCACCCGGCGCGCCTCCCGCCTGGAGGACGCGGGCCTGGTGCGCCGCGAGCCCGACCCGGCCGACCGGCGGGCGGCCCTGCTGATCCTCACCGAGCAGGGCGAGGCGGTGGTGGCCGAGAGCCGCCGGCGCCTGGCCTCCCGCATCGAGGCCGCCCTCGGCTCCTGGCCCGCCGCCGAGGCCAGGACCTTCGCCCACCAGCTGCACCGCTTCGTCACCGACGGGCCGTTCGCAGCCGACTAG
- a CDS encoding ScbR family autoregulator-binding transcription factor, with product MAKQDRAIRTRRKILEAAATVFEQQGYQAATIAEILKVADVTKGALYFHFQSKEDLARCVLGEQHSAALHPQSVKLQELVDSTVVLAHRLRTDPLVRAGVRLTLDRQTDGLDQRGPFEEWSRRNREILEAAARQGELLPQVDPAETAELLVATFAGIQLMSFAMSRYEDLPHRLCVLLRHLFPSITVPAVLTSMDFTPERAARLLAEHAAEHAAGAP from the coding sequence GTGGCCAAGCAGGACCGAGCGATCCGCACCCGCCGGAAGATCCTCGAAGCGGCCGCCACCGTCTTCGAGCAGCAGGGCTACCAGGCCGCCACCATCGCCGAGATCCTCAAGGTGGCCGACGTGACCAAGGGCGCCCTCTACTTCCACTTCCAGTCCAAGGAAGACCTCGCCCGGTGCGTGCTCGGTGAGCAGCACTCCGCCGCGCTCCACCCGCAGAGCGTCAAGCTGCAGGAACTGGTCGACTCCACCGTGGTGCTGGCCCACCGGCTGCGCACCGACCCACTGGTGCGGGCCGGCGTCCGGCTCACCCTCGACCGGCAGACCGACGGCCTGGACCAGCGCGGCCCGTTCGAGGAGTGGAGCCGGCGCAACCGGGAGATCCTCGAAGCCGCCGCCCGCCAGGGCGAGTTGCTGCCCCAGGTGGACCCGGCCGAGACCGCCGAGCTGCTGGTCGCCACCTTCGCGGGCATCCAGCTGATGTCCTTCGCGATGAGCCGCTACGAGGACCTGCCGCACCGCCTCTGCGTGCTGCTCCGGCACCTGTTCCCCAGCATCACCGTCCCCGCCGTGCTGACCTCGATGGACTTCACCCCCGAGCGCGCCGCCCGGCTGCTCGCCGAACACGCCGCCGAACACGCCGCCGGAGCGCCTTGA
- a CDS encoding FAD-dependent oxidoreductase: MATEIKKALVIGGGVAGPVTAMALQQAGIEAGVHEAYTETATGVGAALGLAPNGLAALDVIGTGDLVRRLGDPMDAIVLQSWNGKQLASFGSPGRLEPTRLVMRSDLYQALYAEALRRGIRIEHGKRLIGVTQTADSVTAEFADGSTATGDLLIGADGIRSTVRGLIDPAAPQPRYAGLQGFGSMNAQAGLVPDTGGKMYMTFGKRAFFGLQVINGSAVWFVNLPWAEPLTQAEAVARGAERWLKELATACAGDRTPAAELIRRTDPAQLLITGPMENMPAVPQWSRDRMVLVGDSAHAPSSSSGQGASLAIESAVELARCLRDLPLRQALARYEELRRPRVERIIKAAERTNSNKAAGPVARVLRDALMPLGMKLISPEKMAWQFEHRIDWSAPAAATATA; encoded by the coding sequence ATGGCAACGGAGATCAAGAAGGCGCTGGTCATCGGCGGCGGAGTCGCCGGGCCCGTCACCGCGATGGCCCTCCAGCAGGCGGGCATCGAGGCCGGCGTCCACGAGGCGTACACGGAGACCGCCACCGGCGTCGGCGCCGCACTCGGGCTCGCACCGAACGGGCTGGCCGCGCTGGACGTGATCGGCACCGGCGACCTGGTGCGCCGGCTCGGCGACCCGATGGACGCCATCGTGCTGCAGAGCTGGAACGGCAAGCAGCTCGCCTCGTTCGGCAGCCCCGGCCGGCTGGAGCCGACCCGGCTGGTGATGCGCAGCGACCTGTACCAGGCGCTGTACGCGGAAGCCCTCCGGCGGGGCATCCGGATCGAGCACGGCAAGCGGCTGATCGGCGTCACGCAGACCGCGGACAGCGTGACGGCGGAGTTCGCCGACGGCTCCACCGCCACCGGCGACCTGCTGATCGGCGCCGACGGGATCCGGTCCACCGTGCGCGGCCTGATCGACCCGGCCGCCCCGCAGCCGCGGTACGCCGGGCTGCAGGGCTTCGGCTCGATGAACGCGCAGGCCGGCCTGGTGCCGGACACCGGTGGCAAGATGTACATGACCTTCGGCAAGCGGGCCTTCTTCGGCCTCCAGGTGATCAACGGGAGCGCCGTCTGGTTCGTCAACCTGCCGTGGGCCGAGCCGCTCACCCAGGCCGAGGCGGTGGCACGCGGCGCCGAGCGGTGGCTGAAGGAGTTGGCAACCGCGTGCGCGGGCGACCGCACCCCGGCCGCCGAGCTGATCCGCCGCACCGATCCGGCCCAGCTGCTGATCACCGGCCCGATGGAGAACATGCCGGCGGTCCCGCAGTGGAGCCGGGACCGAATGGTGCTGGTCGGCGACTCCGCGCACGCGCCCTCGTCCAGCTCCGGCCAGGGGGCGTCGCTGGCCATCGAGAGCGCGGTGGAACTGGCGCGCTGCCTCAGGGATCTGCCGCTGCGTCAGGCCCTCGCGCGGTACGAGGAGCTGCGCCGCCCGCGGGTCGAGCGGATCATCAAGGCGGCCGAGCGGACCAACAGCAACAAGGCGGCCGGCCCGGTGGCCCGGGTGCTGCGGGACGCGCTGATGCCCCTCGGGATGAAGCTCATCAGCCCGGAGAAGATGGCCTGGCAGTTCGAGCACCGGATCGACTGGTCGGCCCCGGCCGCGGCCACGGCCACGGCCTGA
- a CDS encoding DsbA family oxidoreductase has translation MAITIEAWFDYRCPLSMLTRRLLTPVAASHGATLRWHPHEKQGGQSWDPVPSARVWRHGVRPLAERLGVTVSERPPAPASDYRLAFHGYQFALDQGRAEAYGDEVFAARFVAGLDLGDPQVLTAAAQRAGLAGPEFRAAVRSEHYADRHRAALVAGCGHGPVRLTPTTVIGDRRIEGVPDLAQLDRLLTRAQLTAPAAPVATSEAVLLG, from the coding sequence ATGGCCATCACGATCGAAGCCTGGTTCGACTACCGATGCCCGCTGAGTATGCTGACCCGCCGGTTGCTGACCCCGGTGGCCGCCTCGCACGGCGCCACGTTGCGCTGGCACCCGCACGAGAAGCAGGGCGGCCAGTCCTGGGACCCGGTGCCGTCGGCCCGGGTGTGGCGGCACGGGGTGCGACCGCTGGCCGAGCGCCTCGGGGTGACCGTCTCCGAGCGCCCGCCCGCGCCGGCCAGCGACTACCGACTCGCCTTCCACGGCTACCAGTTCGCCCTGGACCAGGGGCGCGCGGAGGCCTACGGCGACGAGGTGTTCGCGGCCCGCTTCGTGGCCGGGCTGGACCTCGGCGACCCGCAGGTGCTGACCGCGGCGGCGCAGCGCGCCGGGCTCGCCGGGCCGGAGTTCCGTGCGGCCGTGCGCTCCGAGCACTACGCCGACCGGCACCGCGCGGCACTGGTCGCGGGCTGCGGCCACGGCCCGGTCCGGTTGACGCCGACCACGGTGATCGGCGACCGCCGGATCGAGGGGGTGCCCGACCTGGCGCAGCTCGACCGGCTGCTCACCCGCGCGCAACTCACCGCCCCGGCCGCCCCGGTGGCCACGTCCGAGGCCGTCCTGCTGGGCTGA
- a CDS encoding CobW family GTP-binding protein produces the protein MSESEPTADAMDAVRLPVVVVAGLHAARRRQAVLELLDGCVEAVVLHHDLRDATDGIVYRRIRDGGGEFAPTAVPLTNDCPCCALREDLLPELLRIAERGQHGLAIVELWGASDPHPAVELIAEGEVDGRPLHEVIELAGVITVVDPLHLVADLSVPDELGAHGLQGCAQDTRTRAEALAHQIEYAGALAVPRAGAEGGDAPRRRTALAMLRQLHPTARIVRLATGELIRAALAGFDVPAARDRVNPALALLPQERDEAGVATVVWERRRPLHPARLYEALNRLVPAAQRSRGRFWLANRPDQLLAWDAAGASLAVEECGPWLTCLPDAAWELYPPSRRAAAALDWHPLHGDRVQQLAFTAAGLDAEGIVRLLDSCLLTDAELVGGEAGWKALADAFEGLLDPVS, from the coding sequence ATGTCCGAAAGTGAACCCACCGCTGACGCCATGGACGCCGTTCGACTGCCGGTCGTGGTGGTCGCGGGCCTGCACGCGGCCCGGCGCCGCCAGGCCGTGCTCGAACTGCTCGACGGCTGCGTCGAGGCCGTCGTCCTCCACCACGACCTGCGGGACGCCACCGACGGCATCGTGTACCGGCGGATCCGGGACGGCGGGGGCGAGTTCGCCCCGACGGCGGTTCCGCTGACCAATGACTGCCCCTGCTGCGCGCTGCGCGAGGACCTGCTGCCCGAGCTGCTGCGGATCGCCGAGCGGGGTCAACACGGGCTCGCGATCGTGGAGTTGTGGGGCGCCAGTGATCCCCATCCGGCGGTGGAGCTGATCGCCGAGGGCGAGGTGGACGGACGCCCGCTGCACGAGGTGATCGAACTCGCCGGTGTCATCACGGTGGTGGACCCGTTGCACCTGGTCGCCGACCTCTCCGTGCCGGACGAACTCGGCGCCCACGGTCTGCAGGGCTGTGCCCAGGACACCCGCACCCGGGCCGAGGCGCTGGCCCACCAGATCGAGTACGCCGGTGCGCTCGCCGTGCCACGGGCGGGAGCCGAGGGCGGTGACGCGCCCCGGCGGCGGACCGCACTGGCGATGCTGCGGCAACTGCACCCCACCGCGCGCATCGTCCGGCTCGCCACCGGCGAGCTGATCCGGGCCGCGCTCGCCGGTTTCGACGTGCCCGCCGCCCGGGACCGGGTCAATCCGGCGCTGGCCCTGCTGCCGCAGGAGCGCGACGAGGCGGGTGTGGCCACGGTGGTCTGGGAACGCCGCCGCCCGCTGCACCCGGCCCGGCTGTACGAGGCGCTGAACCGGCTCGTCCCGGCCGCCCAGCGCAGCCGGGGCCGGTTCTGGCTGGCCAACCGGCCCGACCAGCTGCTGGCCTGGGACGCGGCCGGGGCCAGCCTGGCGGTGGAGGAGTGCGGCCCGTGGCTCACCTGCCTGCCGGACGCCGCCTGGGAGCTCTACCCGCCCAGCCGCCGCGCCGCCGCGGCCCTGGACTGGCATCCCCTGCACGGTGACCGGGTGCAGCAACTCGCCTTCACCGCCGCGGGCCTGGACGCCGAGGGGATCGTCCGGCTGCTCGACTCCTGCCTGCTCACGGACGCCGAGCTGGTGGGCGGCGAGGCGGGCTGGAAGGCACTCGCCGACGCCTTCGAGGGCCTGCTCGACCCGGTCTCCTGA